In Blastopirellula sp. J2-11, a single genomic region encodes these proteins:
- the dnaE gene encoding DNA polymerase III subunit alpha, whose translation MSDRRFVHLHCHTHYSLLDGAGSIPRLVGRAKDHGMNALAITDHGNLHGALQFYRACKSNDINPVIGYEAYIAPGSRFEKSGSQRDSNYHLTLLAQNKIGFRNLVKLSSAAYLEGFYFKPRIDKELLEKYSEGIICLSGCVSSEFSKTILRGTSTEELEKEGANVASWFQRVFKDRYFVEIMNNGLDIQRMQLEGAVDIANKIGVPLVATSDTHYVDQEDAEAQDVMLCINTGKFRTDTNRMRMENDQFFLRSQEQMYADFPRLEHAVARSQEIADTVDLDLELGKRHFPTYTLPPEKTADGYLRELCIQGLKERYEGNEEMLPGGELSEVVMARLDRELGVISRLGFPNYFLIVWDFVVEARKQNIPATARGSGVGAIVCYALYMSHVCPIKYDLLFERFLDENRLEAPDIDIDFDKERRGLVIRYVKDKYGEDNVAQIGTFGTLAARAAIKDVGRALGLPLDRVNAITGMVPETLGIKLKTAIETSEELKQAYENDGEAREVLSLAMKIEGLARNVGTHAAAVVIADRPLTEYVPLCRVTGKEDLITQWSMNDVEDAGLLKMDFLGLRNLTILRNAIDLIEAREGKPFDIHKMPLDDEETFALLRRGETKGVFQLESGGIRDLLRRMKPDSFLDIIATNALYRPGPLEGGMVDEYIEVKNGRKAAEYKHEVLEEILEETNGVMVYQEQVMRILNRLGDIPLAKAYTCIKAISKKKESLIQQNREQFMIGAVEKGLTKKEAEEFWEMIVKFAGYGFNKSHSTAYALVAYQTAYLKSHYPKEFMAALLSGDISGRNFKTKDSLVEHMEDSERMEIEVVAPDVNTSDVQFAVVEGKIPFALSAIKGCGGGAAEAIVAARRKDGPFTDIFDFCERVDASQCNRAAIETLIKAGAFDSMSQNRAQLSSVLDKAIQSGAAALADRKAGQKNLFAAMEEASGAAAKAVKLPDVEEWNEREKLLYEKEVLGFFLTSHPLAEYGQSFAIYCTHTTTDIPQMKDKQDVVMGGMITSIKLAHTKRARPGSNNTKYANFDLEDVNGAIRCIMWPEQYANLGDLVKTEAVFIIEGRVDKRGGGDDEANLIVNNLVPIEDAHSRYTKGVRIRIDEAHHGAEILPSLNEILRAYPGDCDLQLVLQLSDGHAALLRTSRRVDVSLEMRDRVDQLLGEGNFKLITAPPNSRRPSKN comes from the coding sequence ATGAGCGATCGCCGCTTCGTCCACCTGCACTGCCACACGCACTATAGCCTCCTGGATGGAGCGGGGTCGATTCCGCGATTGGTCGGTCGGGCGAAAGATCACGGCATGAACGCTCTGGCGATCACCGACCACGGCAATCTGCATGGTGCGCTGCAGTTCTATCGCGCGTGCAAATCAAACGATATCAACCCGGTAATCGGGTACGAGGCGTACATCGCCCCCGGCAGCCGGTTTGAGAAGTCAGGCAGCCAACGCGACTCGAATTATCACTTGACCCTGCTTGCGCAAAACAAGATTGGTTTTCGCAATTTGGTCAAGCTGTCGTCGGCGGCGTATCTCGAAGGTTTTTACTTCAAGCCACGCATCGATAAAGAGCTGCTCGAAAAATATAGCGAAGGAATCATCTGCCTCAGCGGTTGCGTCAGCAGCGAGTTCTCCAAAACGATCTTGCGCGGAACGTCGACCGAAGAGTTGGAAAAAGAAGGCGCGAATGTCGCTTCATGGTTCCAGCGCGTCTTCAAAGATCGCTACTTTGTCGAGATCATGAACAACGGCCTCGACATTCAGCGGATGCAGTTGGAAGGCGCCGTCGATATCGCCAATAAGATCGGCGTGCCGTTGGTGGCGACCAGCGATACGCACTACGTCGACCAAGAAGACGCCGAAGCGCAAGACGTGATGTTGTGCATCAATACCGGCAAATTCCGGACTGACACCAACCGGATGCGGATGGAGAACGACCAGTTCTTCTTGCGCTCGCAAGAGCAGATGTACGCCGACTTTCCCCGACTAGAACACGCGGTCGCGCGCAGTCAGGAAATCGCCGATACGGTCGACCTCGACCTGGAGTTAGGCAAGCGTCACTTTCCGACATACACGTTGCCTCCCGAGAAAACGGCCGATGGTTATCTGCGTGAGCTCTGTATTCAGGGGCTGAAAGAACGATATGAGGGAAACGAAGAGATGCTCCCCGGCGGCGAACTGTCGGAAGTGGTCATGGCCCGCTTGGATCGCGAACTGGGCGTGATCAGCCGGCTCGGGTTCCCCAACTACTTTTTGATCGTGTGGGACTTTGTGGTCGAGGCCCGCAAGCAAAACATTCCGGCCACCGCGCGTGGTAGCGGCGTCGGCGCGATTGTCTGCTATGCGCTTTATATGAGCCATGTTTGCCCGATCAAGTATGACTTGCTGTTCGAGCGGTTTTTAGATGAGAACCGCCTGGAAGCGCCGGATATCGATATCGATTTTGACAAAGAGCGCCGCGGACTCGTCATTCGGTACGTAAAAGATAAGTACGGCGAAGACAACGTCGCACAGATCGGCACGTTCGGAACGCTGGCGGCTCGCGCTGCGATCAAAGACGTGGGGCGTGCGCTGGGTCTGCCTCTGGATCGCGTGAATGCGATTACCGGCATGGTGCCGGAGACGCTGGGCATCAAGCTGAAGACGGCGATCGAAACCAGTGAAGAGCTAAAGCAGGCCTACGAAAACGACGGTGAAGCGCGCGAAGTTTTGAGCCTGGCGATGAAGATCGAGGGCCTGGCTCGCAACGTTGGTACGCATGCCGCCGCGGTGGTGATCGCCGATCGTCCGCTGACCGAATATGTTCCTCTATGCCGCGTGACCGGCAAAGAAGACTTGATCACGCAGTGGTCAATGAACGACGTCGAAGACGCCGGTCTGTTGAAGATGGACTTCCTAGGGCTGCGCAACTTGACGATCTTGCGCAACGCGATCGATCTGATCGAGGCACGAGAAGGAAAGCCGTTCGACATTCATAAGATGCCGCTCGACGATGAAGAGACGTTCGCGCTGCTGCGCCGTGGTGAAACCAAGGGTGTGTTCCAGCTCGAAAGCGGCGGTATTCGCGACCTGCTGCGGCGCATGAAGCCCGATAGTTTTCTGGACATCATCGCGACCAATGCGCTGTACCGTCCCGGTCCGTTGGAAGGGGGCATGGTCGATGAGTACATCGAAGTGAAAAACGGTCGCAAAGCGGCTGAGTACAAACACGAAGTGTTAGAAGAGATCTTGGAAGAGACCAACGGGGTGATGGTCTACCAGGAACAGGTGATGCGGATTTTGAATCGTCTCGGCGACATTCCGCTCGCCAAAGCGTACACCTGTATTAAGGCGATCAGCAAAAAGAAAGAGTCGCTGATTCAGCAGAACCGCGAACAGTTCATGATCGGCGCGGTCGAGAAAGGCTTGACGAAGAAAGAGGCCGAAGAATTTTGGGAGATGATCGTCAAGTTCGCCGGGTACGGCTTTAACAAAAGCCACTCGACGGCCTATGCGCTGGTCGCCTATCAAACGGCTTACTTGAAGTCGCATTATCCCAAAGAGTTTATGGCGGCTCTCCTCTCGGGCGACATCTCGGGGCGCAATTTCAAGACCAAAGATTCGCTTGTCGAGCATATGGAAGACTCGGAGCGAATGGAGATCGAGGTCGTTGCGCCGGACGTGAACACTTCGGATGTTCAATTCGCGGTCGTCGAAGGCAAGATTCCGTTTGCGCTGAGCGCCATCAAAGGCTGCGGCGGAGGCGCCGCCGAAGCGATTGTCGCCGCCCGGCGCAAAGATGGCCCCTTCACTGACATCTTCGACTTCTGCGAACGAGTTGACGCCTCTCAATGCAATCGAGCCGCGATCGAAACGTTGATCAAGGCCGGCGCCTTTGACTCGATGTCGCAGAACCGCGCGCAGCTTAGTTCGGTCTTGGACAAGGCGATCCAGTCAGGCGCCGCGGCGCTCGCTGATCGCAAAGCGGGCCAGAAGAATCTGTTCGCCGCCATGGAAGAAGCGTCGGGGGCGGCGGCCAAAGCGGTGAAGCTGCCCGATGTCGAAGAATGGAACGAACGCGAGAAACTGCTTTACGAGAAGGAAGTGCTCGGCTTCTTTCTCACCAGTCACCCGCTGGCCGAATATGGACAATCGTTCGCGATTTACTGCACCCATACGACGACTGACATTCCGCAGATGAAGGACAAGCAGGATGTGGTGATGGGGGGAATGATCACTTCGATCAAGCTGGCCCACACCAAACGCGCTCGGCCAGGCAGCAACAATACGAAGTACGCCAACTTTGACCTGGAAGATGTCAACGGCGCGATCCGCTGCATCATGTGGCCGGAACAATACGCAAATTTGGGAGATCTCGTAAAAACGGAAGCGGTATTTATTATCGAAGGCCGAGTCGACAAACGGGGGGGAGGGGACGACGAGGCGAACTTGATCGTCAACAACCTGGTTCCGATCGAAGACGCCCACTCGCGCTACACCAAAGGAGTCCGAATTCGGATCGACGAAGCACACCACGGCGCCGAGATTTTACCCAGTTTAAACGAGATTTTACGGGCCTATCCCGGCGATTGCGACTTGCAATTGGTGCTGCAATTAAGCGATGGGCACGCGGCGCTGCTGCGGACATCTCGCCGCGTCGACGTCTCACTCGAGATGCGAGATCGGGTCGATCAGCTACTGGGAGAAGGAAACTTCAAACTGATCACCGCTCCGCCGAACTCTCGGCGGCCGAGCAAAAATTAG
- a CDS encoding DUF1598 domain-containing protein: MEFRSTRLYHLLLATFAVGLLVAPAAAQNNGGNGNNNFQQSGVYVDAQGVLRMQRAADPSGQLMRQRLAAANASQSPELRKASGLRKISLNRLEKELAKATDQNNTIPEEMKNLAGLTQLKYVFFYPESGDIVIAGPAEGFVTDLTGRAIGTSTGQAVLSLDDLIVAMRAYAPDTKGVNFVGVSIDPTEEGLKNYQQYLASVGSNLAKINVATLIPGMQQALGKQDVTVTGISPKTNFAKVLVEADYRMKLIGIGLERPPVRIPSYTENSRGGSRNALQRWFFTPNYECVKMSDDGLAMELVGEGVQLIGENEMVTREGGRVQAGGESRASYMFTSTFTKKYPELAKRSPVYAQLRNQIDMLIAAAYIQEYDLYGQANWNLGVFNDESRYPVEVYNAPTQVETAVNAVWKGSKLVTPIGGGVSIKPKFALLPERQVPDENGALEKERAEVTVPELKPGQWWWD, translated from the coding sequence ATGGAATTCCGCTCGACCCGGCTGTATCACCTGCTGCTGGCGACATTCGCCGTCGGATTATTGGTCGCCCCGGCTGCGGCTCAAAACAACGGCGGTAACGGCAACAACAACTTCCAGCAGTCCGGCGTTTACGTCGACGCGCAAGGCGTGTTGCGAATGCAACGTGCCGCTGACCCCTCGGGACAATTGATGCGTCAACGTTTGGCTGCAGCCAACGCATCGCAGTCTCCTGAACTAAGAAAAGCGAGCGGTCTGCGTAAGATCTCGCTGAATCGTCTCGAAAAAGAGCTGGCCAAAGCGACCGATCAAAACAACACGATTCCGGAAGAGATGAAAAATCTCGCTGGCCTCACGCAACTGAAGTACGTCTTCTTCTACCCCGAGTCAGGCGACATTGTGATCGCCGGTCCGGCTGAAGGCTTCGTCACCGATCTCACCGGCCGAGCAATCGGCACAAGCACCGGTCAAGCGGTACTTTCGCTGGACGACTTAATCGTTGCGATGCGAGCCTATGCTCCTGACACCAAGGGAGTCAACTTCGTCGGCGTCTCGATCGATCCGACCGAAGAAGGCTTGAAGAACTATCAACAGTATCTCGCCAGCGTCGGCAGCAACCTCGCCAAGATCAATGTGGCGACCCTGATCCCAGGAATGCAGCAAGCGTTGGGCAAGCAAGATGTAACGGTCACCGGCATTTCGCCAAAGACTAACTTCGCGAAGGTCCTGGTCGAAGCCGACTATCGCATGAAACTGATCGGCATCGGGCTAGAGCGACCTCCGGTTCGCATTCCGAGCTACACCGAAAACTCACGCGGCGGTTCGCGGAACGCTTTGCAGCGTTGGTTTTTCACGCCGAACTACGAATGCGTGAAGATGAGCGACGACGGACTGGCGATGGAACTGGTCGGCGAAGGCGTTCAATTGATCGGCGAAAACGAAATGGTGACCCGTGAAGGGGGTCGTGTCCAAGCCGGCGGCGAAAGTCGCGCCAGCTACATGTTCACGTCGACCTTCACCAAAAAGTACCCGGAACTCGCGAAGCGTTCGCCGGTTTACGCCCAACTGCGTAACCAGATCGACATGCTGATCGCGGCTGCTTACATCCAAGAGTACGACCTGTACGGTCAAGCGAACTGGAACCTGGGGGTCTTTAACGACGAGAGCCGTTACCCGGTCGAAGTCTACAACGCTCCGACTCAGGTTGAGACGGCGGTCAACGCCGTCTGGAAAGGCTCAAAGCTAGTCACCCCGATCGGCGGCGGCGTCTCGATCAAGCCGAAGTTCGCGCTGTTGCCGGAACGTCAGGTGCCCGACGAGAACGGCGCTTTGGAGAAGGAACGAGCCGAAGTGACCGTGCCGGAATTAAAGCCGGGCCAATGGTGGTGGGACTAA
- a CDS encoding DUF4261 domain-containing protein codes for MPSFASFRRSSPPYFPLGITTLEAAKAYVVRLLYRSRPAPSKAAILAKLEKHAPDVAPLDGDRDEGMLAFVRSAPLYEKAQWIASPAPLDSETRDEAWSEALEQTWNWLEARQVVADCKFEIQIADVRAARMPAARRLRMIQHIVAAILQSAPCDAIFWTSSRSFVSPDDFLASVDSLEEHPWLAPGAIHIRQFRVVEYEDGADASFQDTLVDSVGLTPLGIPDVQCHFRGIDAQLVAPLLYRAACNLFETGKVAAGDAVAGIRPGQFWRHRGEESLAPPRRTVVDIAPNGGHRSGARE; via the coding sequence ATGCCGTCTTTCGCTTCTTTTCGCCGAAGTTCGCCCCCTTATTTCCCCTTAGGAATTACGACGTTGGAAGCCGCCAAAGCGTACGTTGTTCGCCTGCTCTACCGATCGCGTCCTGCGCCTTCCAAAGCCGCCATTCTTGCGAAGCTAGAGAAGCACGCACCGGATGTTGCTCCTTTGGATGGAGACCGTGACGAAGGGATGCTCGCTTTCGTCCGTTCGGCGCCTCTGTACGAAAAAGCGCAGTGGATTGCGAGTCCCGCGCCTTTGGACAGCGAAACGCGCGACGAAGCTTGGAGCGAAGCGCTGGAGCAAACTTGGAATTGGCTAGAAGCGCGGCAGGTCGTCGCGGACTGCAAATTTGAAATTCAGATTGCGGATGTTCGCGCAGCGCGAATGCCTGCGGCGCGGCGGTTGCGCATGATCCAACATATCGTCGCCGCAATTTTGCAATCCGCACCCTGTGACGCGATCTTTTGGACATCATCGCGGTCCTTTGTTTCCCCGGATGATTTCCTTGCGTCGGTTGATTCGCTGGAAGAGCATCCCTGGCTCGCCCCCGGCGCGATTCATATCCGCCAGTTTCGAGTCGTCGAATATGAAGATGGCGCTGACGCTTCGTTTCAAGACACGCTCGTCGACAGCGTCGGCTTGACCCCCTTGGGAATTCCCGACGTGCAGTGTCACTTTCGTGGTATCGACGCTCAGTTGGTCGCGCCGCTCCTCTACCGCGCTGCGTGCAACTTATTTGAGACCGGCAAAGTCGCCGCGGGAGATGCCGTCGCAGGGATCCGACCCGGCCAATTTTGGCGTCATCGGGGGGAAGAATCGCTGGCGCCGCCGCGAAGAACGGTGGTCGATATTGCCCCTAACGGGGGCCATAGATCCGGCGCACGAGAGTAA
- a CDS encoding AraC family transcriptional regulator, producing MTIAFEKLVPPPGHSFRCFERSALETPAKWHRHPELEITFVPYGTGTRLVGDHVARYTPGDLVLSGENLPHTWLSDDFVGKKFDRHIAYVIQFSNDFLGSTFFDAPELNDVRLMLHKARRGLLYSPEAVQRVGDIMKLMPEQQGLTQLISLLNCLNLLAEEGGEVLASEGYTPGFDHASDWRIDKACNYINEHLEDPELSHAAICKEVDMNPSSFSRMFKRATGRTVTQYVSELRIGIACRLLMETGDSILDVSLKSGFDNLSSFNRSFRKIKQMTPREYRSTFLEAHKSATPV from the coding sequence GTGACGATTGCATTTGAAAAACTCGTTCCGCCGCCAGGGCATTCATTTCGCTGTTTTGAACGTTCGGCGTTAGAGACGCCAGCGAAGTGGCATCGGCATCCGGAACTCGAGATCACCTTCGTTCCCTACGGTACAGGGACGCGGCTTGTGGGTGATCATGTCGCTCGCTACACTCCAGGCGACCTGGTCCTTTCTGGTGAGAATCTGCCGCATACCTGGCTATCGGACGACTTCGTTGGCAAAAAGTTCGATCGACATATCGCTTATGTCATCCAGTTCAGTAACGATTTTCTCGGCTCCACGTTCTTTGACGCTCCGGAGCTGAACGATGTTCGACTGATGCTGCACAAGGCGCGCCGCGGTTTGTTGTACAGCCCCGAAGCGGTCCAGCGCGTCGGCGACATCATGAAGCTCATGCCCGAACAACAAGGGCTGACGCAACTGATCTCGCTGCTTAACTGCTTGAATTTGCTGGCCGAAGAAGGGGGCGAAGTCCTCGCGAGCGAAGGTTATACGCCTGGCTTCGATCACGCTTCCGACTGGCGAATCGACAAAGCTTGCAACTACATCAACGAACACCTGGAAGATCCCGAGCTCTCGCACGCGGCGATCTGCAAAGAAGTCGACATGAACCCTTCGTCGTTCAGTCGCATGTTCAAGCGAGCCACCGGTCGCACCGTCACCCAGTATGTCAGCGAACTGCGGATCGGCATCGCCTGCCGCTTGCTGATGGAAACCGGGGACAGCATTCTGGATGTCAGCCTGAAGTCAGGCTTCGACAATCTCTCAAGCTTCAATCGCAGCTTCCGCAAGATCAAACAAATGACTCCGCGTGAGTATCGATCGACCTTTCTCGAAGCCCACAAGTCGGCGACGCCGGTTTAG
- a CDS encoding mercuric reductase, producing MTSFEMLPDDEHNAALVKHVHPDDWSNPIPSGRYNLIAIGGGSAGIISALGAAGLGGTSALIERKLLGGDCLNYGCVPSKTLIRSARAAHAFATAPSYGVNPVCDPRVEFEHVMERMRRVRAEISRHDAARRFAGMGVDVYLGGAKFVAPDAVKVAGQTLKFARCVIATGGRPQVPPIPGLEESGYLTNETIFSLTKLPKRLAVLGMGPIGTEMAQTFGRFGSKVHGIERQSRILSREDPSASEVVRQQLMREGVQLYLNHLATHVERVGDVTRVTIEGEGESKTLEVDAILVALGRRPNVEGLDLDKAGVEFNKKGVIVNDRLQTTNPQIFAAGDIAGSYQFTHAADAMARACLRNALFYGNARLSSMIMPRTTYSDPEVAHVGMTPAQAQEQGLQIDSYREEMKGVDRAAVDGETAGFAVVHTRRGSGKVVGATIVAPHAGEMISEITLLMSTHRSLDTLADVIHCYPTQVEVLKRIADQYRRTKLSPLVKTVFQKWLAWQRS from the coding sequence ATGACTTCGTTCGAAATGCTTCCTGACGACGAACACAATGCGGCGCTGGTGAAACATGTCCATCCCGATGATTGGAGCAATCCCATCCCCAGCGGCAGGTACAACCTGATCGCGATCGGAGGCGGATCGGCCGGAATCATTTCAGCGCTCGGCGCGGCGGGGCTCGGAGGAACGTCGGCGCTGATCGAGCGCAAGTTGCTTGGTGGGGACTGCTTGAACTATGGCTGCGTGCCGAGCAAAACTTTGATCCGCTCCGCTCGAGCGGCGCATGCGTTTGCGACGGCGCCCTCCTACGGAGTCAATCCAGTTTGCGATCCGCGCGTCGAGTTTGAGCATGTCATGGAGCGGATGCGTCGCGTTCGCGCCGAAATCTCACGCCATGACGCGGCGCGGCGCTTTGCAGGCATGGGGGTCGACGTTTATTTGGGCGGTGCGAAGTTTGTAGCGCCAGACGCCGTTAAAGTCGCTGGCCAGACGCTCAAGTTCGCTCGCTGCGTCATCGCTACCGGAGGTCGCCCCCAGGTTCCGCCGATCCCCGGACTGGAAGAGTCTGGCTATCTGACCAACGAAACGATCTTTTCGCTGACCAAGTTGCCGAAGCGACTCGCGGTGCTCGGCATGGGACCCATCGGAACCGAAATGGCGCAGACGTTTGGCCGCTTTGGCAGCAAAGTCCACGGAATCGAGCGTCAGTCGCGGATCCTCTCGCGCGAAGATCCGAGCGCCAGCGAAGTAGTGCGACAACAACTGATGCGCGAAGGCGTTCAGCTCTACTTGAATCATTTGGCGACGCATGTCGAAAGAGTCGGGGACGTGACGCGGGTGACGATTGAAGGGGAAGGCGAATCGAAGACTCTCGAAGTCGACGCGATCCTGGTCGCTCTCGGTCGCAGGCCAAACGTCGAAGGGCTCGACTTGGACAAGGCCGGCGTCGAGTTCAACAAGAAAGGGGTGATCGTCAACGACCGTTTACAGACGACCAACCCGCAAATTTTTGCGGCCGGCGATATCGCCGGCAGTTATCAGTTTACGCACGCAGCCGACGCAATGGCGCGAGCTTGTTTGCGAAACGCCCTTTTCTATGGCAATGCGCGGCTTTCAAGCATGATCATGCCGCGCACGACATATAGCGATCCCGAGGTCGCTCATGTCGGCATGACTCCGGCCCAAGCGCAGGAGCAAGGCTTACAGATCGATAGCTATCGCGAAGAGATGAAAGGAGTCGATCGAGCGGCCGTTGACGGCGAAACCGCAGGATTCGCCGTGGTCCATACGCGCCGCGGATCAGGCAAAGTGGTCGGAGCGACGATTGTAGCGCCTCATGCAGGCGAAATGATCAGTGAAATCACTTTGTTGATGTCGACCCACCGCTCGTTAGATACGCTGGCCGACGTTATCCATTGCTATCCGACTCAGGTCGAAGTTTTGAAACGGATCGCCGATCAATATCGCCGCACAAAACTCTCTCCCTTGGTGAAAACGGTGTTTCAAAAGTGGTTGGCCTGGCAGCGGAGCTAA
- a CDS encoding DUF1501 domain-containing protein, producing MSIPTGMSRRHFMKHMAGASAMVAPAMMMGNAIRANAADLTSRGKSCIMLWMGGGPSTMDIWDLKPGANTGGPFRPISTSGDLQICEHMPKTAKIMKNLSVVRSMSTREADHGRGRYYMHTGYVPNPNIEHPGYGSVVAHELFDQRPYLEIPPFVSVGGGSVGPGFLGMSWAPFTVSSNGQVRNLKMAGMSEGTLGKRLEMLKLVENGFINQRRGPAAEDHAKILNKTVNLMTSEQMKAFRVTEEPEAMKEMYGTNGFGQGCLLARRLVEAGVPFIEVDLGGWDNHTNIFNTLADNKLPVMDQAMSALVTDLEQRGLLQDTTIVWMGEFSRTPRINGNTGRDHWARSWSTVVGGGGINGGIAVGETSADGTRVETEPYSAEDMMATVCRAMGISLETTFTSKNGRPMKIANGGKVIKELIA from the coding sequence ATGTCCATTCCCACTGGGATGTCGCGACGTCACTTTATGAAGCATATGGCCGGCGCTTCGGCCATGGTCGCTCCGGCGATGATGATGGGCAACGCGATTCGCGCTAACGCCGCCGATCTGACCAGCCGCGGCAAAAGCTGCATCATGCTTTGGATGGGGGGCGGGCCCAGCACCATGGATATTTGGGATCTCAAGCCGGGCGCCAATACCGGCGGGCCGTTTCGCCCGATCTCGACTTCCGGCGATTTGCAAATTTGCGAACACATGCCGAAGACCGCCAAGATCATGAAAAATCTGTCGGTCGTCCGCTCGATGAGCACCCGCGAAGCCGATCATGGTCGCGGTCGTTATTACATGCACACCGGCTACGTCCCGAACCCGAACATCGAGCACCCCGGCTATGGTTCGGTCGTCGCGCATGAGCTGTTCGACCAACGTCCTTACCTCGAAATTCCGCCGTTCGTTTCGGTCGGCGGCGGCAGCGTCGGGCCTGGCTTCCTCGGCATGAGCTGGGCGCCGTTCACCGTCAGCAGCAACGGTCAGGTGCGCAACCTGAAGATGGCCGGCATGAGCGAAGGGACCCTCGGCAAGCGGCTCGAAATGTTGAAGCTGGTCGAAAACGGTTTCATCAATCAGCGTCGCGGACCGGCCGCCGAAGATCACGCCAAGATCTTGAACAAGACGGTCAACTTGATGACCAGCGAACAGATGAAAGCGTTCCGCGTCACCGAAGAACCGGAAGCGATGAAAGAGATGTACGGCACGAACGGCTTCGGCCAAGGCTGCCTGCTCGCTCGTCGTCTGGTCGAAGCCGGCGTGCCGTTCATCGAAGTCGACCTGGGCGGTTGGGACAACCATACCAACATCTTCAACACCTTGGCCGACAACAAACTGCCGGTCATGGACCAGGCGATGTCGGCCCTGGTCACCGACCTGGAGCAACGCGGTCTGTTGCAAGACACGACCATCGTTTGGATGGGCGAATTCAGCCGCACCCCGCGGATCAACGGCAACACCGGCCGTGACCACTGGGCCCGCAGTTGGAGCACGGTTGTCGGCGGCGGCGGCATCAACGGCGGCATCGCGGTGGGTGAAACGAGCGCCGACGGTACCCGCGTTGAGACCGAACCTTACTCGGCCGAAGACATGATGGCGACCGTTTGCCGAGCGATGGGCATATCGCTCGAAACGACCTTCACCAGCAAAAATGGCCGCCCGATGAAAATCGCCAACGGCGGCAAAGTGATCAAAGAACTGATCGCCTAG
- a CDS encoding hemerythrin domain-containing protein, translating to MTDQTVRLDFHALVMEHDLLRDILGVLSADDNGRTDWNSLPAMFDELYDRLNEHFLAEEHGGYMNDALRRAPHLAEEAARLAGEHPMFLVEIQECRKEAEDQSAPYSADLRGRFRKFTERYFHHEHHENSLVQRAFDIDIGVGD from the coding sequence ATGACAGATCAAACTGTTCGACTTGATTTTCATGCGTTGGTGATGGAGCATGATCTGCTCCGTGATATTCTGGGCGTCCTCTCTGCGGACGACAATGGACGAACCGACTGGAACTCGCTGCCTGCGATGTTCGATGAACTCTACGATCGGCTCAACGAACATTTTTTGGCGGAAGAGCATGGAGGATACATGAACGATGCGCTTCGCCGAGCGCCTCATTTAGCGGAAGAAGCCGCGCGTTTGGCCGGCGAACATCCGATGTTTTTGGTCGAAATCCAAGAGTGTCGCAAAGAGGCCGAGGATCAATCGGCGCCCTACAGCGCTGATTTGCGAGGTCGATTCCGGAAGTTCACCGAACGGTACTTCCATCACGAGCACCATGAGAACTCGCTCGTGCAACGTGCGTTTGACATCGATATCGGAGTCGGTGATTAG